One window from the genome of Cyclobacterium amurskyense encodes:
- a CDS encoding universal stress protein: protein MKSILVPYDFSEEAGYAFELAQELATKVACKLKLIHIIEIPTSQNFNTMGEVSMGENFIDKIYMVDLVNKRKEQLKKMEEEHAGKAYKFSTNITFGNPYAGISGEITEIKADLVIMGSKGSSGLEEILIGSNTEKVVRHSECPVITVKAQVSSNSIKKIVFASDFGENGKKVIKKLKTLQELLGAEIRLVKINTPNSFEKTITSMEKINAFIKANNLENTAIDVFNADSEEEGINEFADYIDADLIAMATHGRTGFLHLLGGSIAEDVVNSSKKPVWTMKFKK, encoded by the coding sequence ATGAAAAGTATCTTAGTACCTTATGATTTTTCAGAAGAGGCTGGATATGCCTTTGAACTCGCTCAGGAATTAGCAACCAAGGTAGCATGCAAACTTAAGCTTATACACATTATAGAAATCCCCACTTCTCAAAATTTCAATACAATGGGAGAAGTAAGCATGGGTGAAAATTTTATTGATAAAATCTACATGGTGGATTTAGTCAATAAAAGGAAAGAACAATTGAAGAAAATGGAGGAAGAACATGCAGGCAAAGCCTACAAATTTTCCACTAACATCACTTTTGGAAATCCTTACGCGGGCATCTCTGGAGAGATCACAGAAATAAAAGCGGACTTGGTAATCATGGGCTCAAAGGGGTCAAGCGGTCTTGAAGAGATACTGATAGGCTCAAATACAGAAAAAGTTGTTAGACACTCTGAATGCCCGGTAATAACCGTCAAAGCTCAGGTCAGTTCCAATTCTATTAAAAAGATTGTGTTTGCTAGTGATTTTGGGGAAAATGGTAAAAAAGTCATCAAAAAACTCAAAACACTTCAGGAACTTTTAGGTGCAGAGATTCGACTAGTGAAAATTAATACACCCAACTCCTTTGAAAAAACAATCACTTCGATGGAAAAGATTAACGCTTTTATTAAAGCAAATAATCTTGAGAATACTGCCATAGATGTCTTCAATGCAGACAGCGAAGAAGAAGGAATTAATGAATTTGCCGATTATATAGATGCAGATTTGATAGCAATGGCCACACATGGTAGAACTGGCTTTTTACACCTCTTAGGCGGCAGTATAGCTGAAGATGTTGTCAATAGTTCTAAAAAACCAGTTTGGACAATGAAGTTCAAAAAATAA
- a CDS encoding translation initiation factor, with amino-acid sequence MGRKKSNDWKKRDGVVYSTADSYNFDLENEGSEQPLPPKQQNLKVLLDKKSRGGKQVTIVTGFIGQEDDLKSLGKDLKAKCGVGGNTKDGEILIQGDQREKVIDYLTGIGYKAKKSGG; translated from the coding sequence ATGGGTAGAAAGAAAAGCAATGATTGGAAAAAGAGAGATGGGGTAGTTTACTCTACCGCAGACAGCTATAATTTTGATCTTGAAAACGAAGGGAGTGAGCAACCACTTCCACCCAAGCAGCAAAACTTGAAGGTTTTATTGGATAAAAAATCAAGGGGTGGAAAACAAGTAACAATAGTGACCGGGTTTATTGGACAGGAAGATGATTTAAAATCTTTAGGAAAAGACCTTAAGGCCAAGTGTGGGGTAGGTGGAAACACCAAGGATGGTGAGATTCTAATCCAAGGAGACCAAAGAGAGAAAGTAATTGATTACCTGACAGGTATAGGCTATAAAGCCAAAAAGTCCGGTGGATAA
- a CDS encoding glutathione peroxidase → MKSIFYVFAISLVAFQSPLQKRIPDTPVDPNLQENKSTEIMKESNSIYDFTMNDIDGKPVDLAKYKGKKLLLVNVASKCGYTPQYAELQELYEAYKDKLTILAFPANNFGGQEPGSSEDIKSFCSENYGISFPIFEKISVKGVDKHPLYRWLSDKKQNGWNNEEPSWNFCKYFINEKGELVKFFPSAVKPMDSEIIKLIDA, encoded by the coding sequence ATGAAATCAATATTTTATGTTTTCGCGATAAGCCTTGTTGCTTTTCAGTCTCCTTTGCAAAAACGGATACCTGATACACCAGTTGATCCTAATCTTCAAGAAAACAAAAGCACAGAAATCATGAAGGAAAGCAATAGTATTTATGATTTCACCATGAATGATATAGATGGTAAACCTGTTGACCTGGCTAAATACAAAGGCAAGAAATTGCTACTTGTCAATGTGGCTTCAAAATGTGGTTATACCCCACAATATGCCGAACTACAAGAGCTGTATGAAGCTTATAAGGATAAATTGACCATACTTGCTTTCCCCGCCAATAACTTTGGTGGGCAAGAGCCTGGAAGTAGTGAAGACATCAAATCATTCTGCTCCGAGAATTACGGTATTTCCTTTCCTATTTTTGAGAAAATCTCCGTTAAAGGTGTTGACAAGCACCCACTTTACAGATGGCTATCAGACAAGAAGCAAAACGGCTGGAACAATGAAGAACCGTCATGGAATTTTTGCAAGTATTTCATCAATGAAAAAGGTGAGTTGGTTAAGTTCTTTCCTTCTGCAGTGAAGCCAATGGACAGTGAAATAATCAAATTAATTGATGCCTAA
- a CDS encoding 1,4-dihydroxy-2-naphthoate polyprenyltransferase codes for MTITTKKQAWIHALRLRTLPLALSSIFMGSFIAFQKSGFRWSILLLAAVTTTLLQILSNLANDYGDSINGADHDGRQGPVRAVQSGLIQASEMKIAVIIFSALSLISGLILLIIALEDIYKFLLFLGIGILAIIAAIAYTSGKKPYGYAGLGDISVFLFFGCVGVMGTYYLHTLTFDPSLWLPAASIGLLSTAVLNINNIRDIESDKVAGKLSIPVRIGKKAAQTYHWTLIVSALILLFVFIIIEQAYGALAFLLMAPSILKTGWAVGKFETPEKLDPYLKIMAFSTLFCVLFFGIGWMIF; via the coding sequence TTGACCATTACCACCAAAAAACAAGCCTGGATCCATGCATTAAGGTTAAGAACGCTCCCTCTTGCTTTGTCGAGTATTTTCATGGGCAGTTTTATCGCCTTTCAAAAATCCGGCTTTAGATGGTCAATATTATTATTGGCCGCTGTCACAACTACCTTATTGCAGATCTTGTCCAACCTTGCCAATGATTATGGAGACAGCATAAATGGTGCAGATCATGATGGCAGGCAGGGTCCGGTAAGGGCTGTTCAATCAGGTCTTATTCAGGCTTCTGAAATGAAAATAGCGGTGATAATTTTCTCAGCCCTATCTTTAATCAGCGGGCTGATATTGTTAATTATCGCGTTGGAAGACATCTATAAGTTTCTATTGTTTTTGGGCATTGGTATTTTAGCCATTATCGCGGCAATCGCGTATACATCAGGAAAAAAGCCTTATGGTTATGCCGGCTTAGGTGACATTTCTGTATTTTTGTTTTTTGGATGTGTGGGTGTCATGGGTACCTATTATTTGCATACCTTGACATTTGACCCATCATTATGGTTACCTGCAGCATCAATTGGACTACTTAGTACAGCAGTTTTGAACATCAATAACATCAGGGACATAGAATCAGACAAAGTGGCCGGAAAACTTTCTATACCTGTTAGAATAGGGAAAAAAGCAGCACAGACCTATCATTGGACCCTTATTGTTAGCGCCTTGATATTACTATTCGTTTTTATAATAATAGAACAAGCCTATGGAGCATTGGCATTTTTGTTGATGGCACCAAGCATATTAAAAACTGGCTGGGCTGTAGGTAAATTTGAAACACCGGAGAAATTGGACCCTTATCTAAAAATAATGGCCTTTTCAACACTGTTTTGTGTGTTATTTTTTGGTATCGGATGGATGATTTTTTAA